The Bacteroidales bacterium genome contains the following window.
CGGTGGTTAAAAGCAAGCCAGCTTATTTCGCGGTTAAAAATCTTTCTTGCCATGGGAAGTGAGTTTCCAGGTTAGGTGATTGATGACAAATTAATTACAACTTTGCAATTTATTCAAATTCGGGAAGAGAAACAAATTTTTTTCTCCGGAGACCTGTTTGTTGATGCCTGGTATTAAGAAAGGATTTAAACCGGAACCGGTTCCTTCCCTTCATGTAAGTCTCTTGGGGAAATCGAAAAATTCGGAAACCATGTTGCCACGGTTTATTTCGAGCCAGTCGGGTGCATTGAAATGCAGTGAGACGATTCCGGCTGTTGGAAGATTGTCGATCTTATGCTGAAGAAAGCGGTTGGCCAGGTCGGTGAAGGCCGGATTATGACCAAAAATCATGAGCCGTTTGACCCCGGGAGGGGTGGAATGGATCATCCCGAGAATTTCATCGTCTGTTCCGTTATAAATCAGGTCATTGATTGTGATCTGTTCAAAGGGAACGTGCAGGATGCGGGCAAAGATGAGGCATGTATGGACG
Protein-coding sequences here:
- a CDS encoding histidine phosphatase family protein; this translates as MESNLLELHIVRHGKSSWDYPHIADIDRPLTERGIENAHQMAQRFLANYHTPDLIITSSAARAVHTCLIFARILHVPFEQITINDLIYNGTDDEILGMIHSTPPGVKRLMIFGHNPAFTDLANRFLQHKIDNLPTAGIVSLHFNAPDWLEINRGNMVSEFFDFPKRLT